In a single window of the Zea mays cultivar B73 chromosome 5, Zm-B73-REFERENCE-NAM-5.0, whole genome shotgun sequence genome:
- the LOC100502223 gene encoding EKC/KEOPS complex subunit Tp53rk: MPFCLWLSRFMAVQVLIDFGLSFTLTIPEDKAVDLYVLERALISMHSSCGEVARLICANIYDSASQISPVAIGFMPFPFVRGILFPMVFMQMEKILAVYRKASKQWCSTQNKLAQVRQRVRKRTMVG; encoded by the exons ATGCCCTTCTGTTTATGGCTGTCAAGGTTTATGGCTGTTCAG GTTCTTATTGATTTTGGTCTGAGTTTCACATTGACAATTCCTGAGGACAAAGCAGTGGACCTATATGTTCTAGAGAGAGCTTTGATTTCCATGCATTCGTCCTGTGGGGAAGTG GCTCGACTGATCTGTGCAAACATTTACGACTCCGCATCACAGATTAGTCCAGTTGCAATTGGATTTATGCCTTTTCCTTTTGTTCGTGGCATCTTGTTTCCTATGGTTTTTATGCAG ATGGAGAAAATCCTTGCGGTGTATAGAAAGGCTTCAAAGCAATGGTGTTCCACCCAGAACAAGCTGGCTCAAG TGAGGCAACGGGTCAGGAAGCGCACCATGGTCGGATGA